In Dryobates pubescens isolate bDryPub1 chromosome 8, bDryPub1.pri, whole genome shotgun sequence, a genomic segment contains:
- the SLF2 gene encoding SMC5-SMC6 complex localization factor protein 2: MTWPLGVGVPSPGSPVIGSRRHFTPAATARAMAQDFRNKTITEFFKPILNQDLGHKDRTVLCSPDRGNIRDAGIGLSVQHFEKKIPSPKVRRKKMPDQIPNTSPVGNGCPFRKIPYPASRETASDDPPQPKQVSKHEASSPSALKTSPEMAAGIWKSQSVSPCCLRFKMSSGRSKQLEFAGKRKRSAVNMEAEHSSQSEVSSFSDKAFSRSSAKCKSRRPNFVKTTFLKSTCGDVLQLMEAGSLPRHDSALPEEYLNSSDRSEKNNCSVSLSSSHPTYSPGKNNHISVVDTKENQLQVANSRFFLEKSLPFSQEKSTVLPSLHHFTQTKGTKPQLQNAALSQVLDTSYKKEQDGKRPERHAHNKAYSIQFSSSSSKTIDKPSGNASVSCSVAGSGKPAFSEETGKSARPSLPVKECMDSGRLSSQLSGELQVESTCTDKSKLNGRSKSSFDSEDENLECSLDDDDDSNEEEVVFVPLHEILSSSPKPQGGTLEELCLDSFGQDTMNPLMKLHLSKPPVDSQVSYVNSLEHLLKEKEESKRIDELEKQLLEDMQGGETDSSDGEDKENDNGDEDLSEEHRAFIKRFSVVAHAIPNIHPGEDIFDLSTCGKIFNQHNLDLRNFYFIPQNPKEKLLLSSGVTQQLSLAVNGFLSSAYSRVLCPIPILKWLFQMMSVHPDYYVSTQILDRLMEITVKNASLSDEQSKPWTPSLADVSTVLVNMGAGFRSLFPLQHLQPNFNECDILSQMQETVSKQPRGDLTSASPSFSSLPENNLINVIKFLGFCTTVIQGGYTDQEILLLLLLLFKISLEKQLKQVPLIDFQCLFIKLLTSIKDWDTKMPELCLAVSELSSHHHNLLWLVQLVPSWIVRGREVRRRLSLVIILKLLNKKDTEIPDDSDKQMSLLHHFLVYMKPSHLLKMMREQQKQQNADGDHLHTELEQEAYYLIYILLHLVSEASFFDVVNSNQRQHLLKLCGVLDKHIKCDIREDARLFYRTKVKDLVARIYGKWQDMIQTTRPTQGKLHDFWKPD, translated from the exons ATGACCTGGCCGCTAGGCGTGGGCGTGCCGTCTCCGGGCTCGCCCGTGATCGGGTCCCGACGCCATTTTACGCCGGCAGCCACGGCCAGAGCGATGGCCCAGGACTTCAG aaacAAGACCATTACAGAGTTCTTCAAACCGATTCTAAACCAAG ACCTTGGCCATAAAGACAGAACTGTGTTGTGCTCACCAGACAGAGGCAATATAAGAGATGCAGGAATTGGACTGTCAGTCCagcattttgaaaagaaaatacctTCTCCAAAGGTCAGAAGAAAAAAGATGCCAGACCAAATACCAAACACAAGTCCTGTG gGGAATGGCTGTCCTTTCAGAAAAATACCATATCCTGCTTCAAGGGAGACTGCCTCAG ATGACCCACCTCAGCCAAAGCAGGTTTCAAAACATGAGGCATCTTCTCCAAGTGCACTGAAAACATCACCTGAGATGGCTGCTGGTATATGGAAAAGCCAGTCTGTTTCTCCATGCTGCCTCCGATTCAAGATGTCTTCCGGGCGATCCAAGCAGCTGGAATTTGCTGGGAAAAGAAAACGCTCTGCTGTGAACATGGAGGCAGAGCATTCAAGTCAATCTGAAGTATCAAGTTTCAGTGACAAGGCTTTTAGCAGATCATCTGCAAAATGCAAGAGCAGGAGGCCCAACTTTGTGAAAACTACCTTTCTGAAGTCTACTTGTGGTGATGTTCTGCAACTGATGGAGGCTGGCTCTTTACCTAGACATGATTCTGCTCTTCCAGAGGAGTACCTCAACTCAAGCGATAGAAGTGAGAAAAATAATTGCTCTGTCAGTTTGTCATCTTCACATCCTACATACAGTCCTGGTAAAAATAACCATATTTCTGTTGTGGATACCAAAGAGAATCAATTGCAGGTGGCTAACTCACGCTTTTTCTTGGAGAagtcccttcctttttctcaggAAAAGAGCACTGTGTTGCCTTCTCTTCACCACTTCACACAAACAAAAGGTACgaagcctcagctgcagaatGCTGCCTTATCTCAGGTATTGGACACTTCTTACAAGAAAGAGCAAGATGGGAAAAGACCAGAAAGGCATGCACACAATAAAGCTTACAGTATTCAGTTCAGCAGCAGTTCTTCAAAAACAATAGACAAGCCTTCAGGAAATGCTTCTGTTTCCTGTTCAGTTGcaggctctgggaagcctgcgTTTTCAGAGGAGACTGGTAAAAGTGCTCGCCCTTCATTGCCTGTTAAAGAATGCATGGACAGTGGCCGTCTGTCTTCACAGCTCTCAGGAGAGTTACAAGTTGAAAGCACCTGTACAGACAAGTCCAAGTTGAATGGAAGATCAAAAAGCAGCTTTGACAGTGAAGATGAGAATTTAGAATGCAGtctggatgatgatgatgacagcAATGAAGAAGAAGTAGTATTCGTGCCGCTGCACGAAATTCTCTCTTCAAGTCCCAAGCCGCAAGGAGGGACCCTGGAAGAATTGTGTCTTGACAGTTTTGGTCAGGACACTATGAATCCATTAATGAAGCTTCAT CTTTCTAAGCCTCCTGTTGACAGCCAGGTGTCATATGTGAACAGCTTAGAACACCTcttgaaggagaaagaagaatctAAAAG GATAGATGAACTAGAGAAGCAGTTACTGGAAGACATGCAAGGAGGGGAAACGGATTCCTCAGATGGAGAAGACAAGGAGAATGACAATGGAGATGAAGATCTCTCAGAGGAACACAG GGCATTTATAAAGAGATTTTCAGTAGTAGCTCATGCCATACCTAACATCCACCCTGGAGAAGACATATTTGATTTATCAACCTGTGGGAAAATCTTCAATCAACATAACCTTGACCTGAGGAATTTTTACTTCATCCCTCAAAATCCTAAAGAAAAGCTCCTTCTTAG CTCTGGTGTGACACAGCAGCTTTCTTTAGCTGTTAATGGTTTTTTAAGTTCTGCTTACAGTCGTGTCTTGTGTCCCATACCAATTCTAAAGTGGCTTTTCCAG ATGATGTCTGTTCATCCTGATTATTATGTTTCCACTCAGATTTTAGATAGATTGATGGAGATAACAGTAAAAAATG CTTCCCTCAGTGACGAGCAGTCTAAACCATGGACTCCTTCACTAGCTGATGTGTCAACTGTTCTTGTCAACATGGGTGCTGGATTTAGATCTCTCTTTCCATTGCAGCATCTTCAGCCCAATTTTAATGAGTGTGATATTTT AAGCCAGATGCAAGAAACAGTGAGCAAACAGCCAAGAGGAGACCTGACCTCAGCCAGTCCATCCTTCTCCAGTCTACCAGAAAACAATTTAATTAATGTGATCAAG TTTCTAGGTTTTTGTACAACAGTAATTCAAGGTGGCTATACTGATCAAGaaatactgctgctgcttctgctgctgtttaaaaTAAGCTTGGAGAAACAGTTAAAGCAAGTTCCTCTGATAGATTTTCAGTGCCTTTTCATAAAGCTTCTGACAAGTATAAAAGACTGGGATACAAAG atgcctgagctctgcctggcagtGAGTGAACTCTCCAGCCATCACCACAATCTCCTGTGGCTAGTTCAGCTGGTGCCTAGCTGGATAGTACGTGGACG GGAAGTAAGAAGACGTCTTAGCCTGGTGATCATTTTAAAGCTTCTTAATAAAAAGGATACAGAAATACCTGATGACAGTGACAAGCAG ATGTCTCTTCTGCATCATTTTCTGGTGTACATGAAACCTTCTCATCTACTGAAGATGATGAGagaacagcagaagcagcagaatgcTGATGGAGACCACCTTCATACCGAGCTAGAACAGGAG GCATACTACCTAATCTACATCCTCCTTCATCTAGTCAGTGAAGCTAGTTTCTTTGATGTTGTAAATTCTAATCAAAGG CAACACCTACTGAAGCTTTGTGGTGTCTTAGATAAGCACATAAAATGTGATATTAGGGAAGATGCAAGACTGTTTTATCGAACAAAG GTGAAAGACTTAGTTGCTAGGATATATGGCAAATGGCAAGACATGATACAAACCACAAGGCCTACTCAG